From the Planktothrix tepida PCC 9214 genome, one window contains:
- a CDS encoding Hsp20/alpha crystallin family protein translates to MIFENLKIWQFLGNLYQRIQFLTDNPISTNPPLTIWVAQEGTTPIRDVQMLETSTHLLLNISIPCFQPEDLQIRVTSETVFLAGEKIEQVQILGYCDFTYPAQEFQSLIPLPYAVHPETVTAEFQGNVLQLTLPKQKTFSPRTQGIIVRCDSTVKRLSVATE, encoded by the coding sequence ATGATTTTCGAGAATTTAAAAATTTGGCAGTTTCTGGGAAATTTGTATCAACGGATACAGTTTCTCACCGATAACCCGATTTCAACCAATCCCCCCCTCACCATTTGGGTCGCTCAGGAGGGAACAACACCGATTCGGGATGTCCAAATGCTGGAAACGTCAACCCATCTTCTTTTAAACATCTCAATTCCCTGTTTTCAACCCGAAGATTTGCAAATTCGGGTAACATCCGAAACGGTTTTTTTAGCGGGAGAAAAGATTGAACAGGTACAAATTTTGGGTTATTGTGATTTTACCTATCCAGCCCAAGAATTTCAAAGTTTGATTCCTTTACCTTATGCGGTGCATCCCGAAACCGTAACAGCAGAATTTCAGGGAAATGTATTACAACTCACTTTACCCAAGCAAAAAACCTTTTCACCCCGGACTCAAGGAATTATCGTTCGTTGTGATTCAACGGTCAAAAGGTTATCTGTGGCTACAGAGTGA
- a CDS encoding circadian clock KaiB family protein — MDNQENLEPDEPKLWELRLYVAGQTPKAITAFTNLKKICEQYLQGQYQIEIIDLLENPQLAQQDKIFALPTLVRTIPRPLKQVIGDLSNPEKVLVGLELWKGEEWKNL, encoded by the coding sequence ATGGATAATCAAGAAAACTTGGAACCCGATGAACCCAAATTATGGGAACTTCGTTTATATGTTGCTGGACAAACACCTAAAGCGATTACAGCGTTCACCAATTTGAAAAAAATTTGTGAGCAGTATCTCCAGGGTCAATATCAAATTGAAATTATCGATTTGTTAGAAAATCCGCAACTCGCCCAGCAAGATAAAATTTTTGCCCTTCCTACATTAGTTCGCACCATTCCTCGACCCTTAAAGCAAGTTATTGGAGATTTATCCAATCCTGAAAAAGTCTTAGTGGGGTTAGAGCTATGGAAAGGGGAAGAATGGAAAAATCTTTAA